The following proteins are co-located in the Vigna angularis cultivar LongXiaoDou No.4 chromosome 2, ASM1680809v1, whole genome shotgun sequence genome:
- the LOC108329497 gene encoding squamosa promoter-binding-like protein 9, whose protein sequence is MGSDAAATKLSSSESLNGLKFGQKIYFEDVGLATPATSLTSAAAAAGVTSSSSSSSSSSRKGRGGSVQPAQPPRCQVEGCMVDLSDAKAYYSRHKVCGMHSKSPTVIVAGLQQRFCQQCSRFHQLPEFDQGKRSCRRRLAGHNERRRKPPPSSLLTSRYARLSSSAFDNSGRGGNFLMELTSYPKLSLRNSLPTPRSSELAPGSQTSTLSWHGNSETPSDIFLQGSVGGTSFAGPGHPPGESYTGVTDSSCALSLLSSQTWGSRNTAPSLGLNNMINFNGTPMTQLTASSHGASLHELPNTSWCFKGIDSGNCSPEVVPDLGLGHISQPLNGQLHGELDLSQQGRRHFMDLEQSREYESAHWSL, encoded by the exons ATGGGTTCAGACGCTGCTGCCACAAAACTCTCCTCTTCTGAGTCCCTCAACGGTTTGAAATTCGGCCAAAAAATCTATTTTGAGGATGTGGGTCTGGCTACACCAGCCACTTCTCTTActtctgctgctgctgctgctggtgttacttcttcttcctcttcctcttcctcttcttcaagGAAAGGAAGAGGTGGGTCTGTTCAACCAGCTCAGCCTCCAAGGTGTCAAGTTGAAGGGTGTATGGTAGATCTGAGTGATGCTAAAGCTTACTATTCTAGGCACAAGGTCTGTGGCATGCACTCTAAATCCCCTACAGTCATTGTTGCTGGCCTTCAACAAAGGTTTTGTCAACAGTGTAGCAG ATTTCACCAGCTTCCTGAGTTTGATCAAGGAAAAAGAAGTTGCCGCAGGCGACTGGCTGGCCATAATGAACGTCGGAGAAAGCCCCCACCCAGCTCTCTCTTAACCTCTCGCTATGCCAGGCTTTCTTCATCTGCTTTTG ATAATAGTGGCAGAGGGGGCAACTTTCTGATGGAATTGACTTCATATCCTAAGCTTAGTCTGAGAAATTCACTTCCAACTCCTAGATCATCCGAGCTAGCTCCTGGAAGTCAAACCTCCACACTTAGCTGGCACGGCAACTCAGAGACACCATCTGACATTTTCTTGCAGGGTTCGGTTGGTGGGACAAGCTTTGCCGGTCCCGGTCATCCTCCAGGGGAAAGTTACACAGGTGTCACTGACTCGAGCTGTGCTCTCTCTCTTCTGTCAAGTCAAACATGGGGTTCTAGAAACACAGCACCAAGTCTTGGGTTgaataatatgataaatttcAACGGGACACCCATGACACAACTTACTGCTTCATCTCATGGTGCATCACTCCATGAACTTCCAAATACCTCGTGGTGTTTCAAGGGCATTGATTCTGGTAACTGTTCGCCTGAGGTTGTCCCTGATCTAGGTCTGGGTCATATTTCACAGCCTCTGAATGGCCAGCTCCATGGTGAGTTAGATCTGTCTCAACAGGGAAGGAGGCATTTCATGGATCTAGAACAGTCCAGGGAATATGAATCTGCTCATTGGTCACTTTAA
- the LOC108328685 gene encoding protein STRUBBELIG-RECEPTOR FAMILY 2-like, translating to MIRHFLYVHLNLFAFSILISQILAFTHPSEVSALQDLYRTFNYPPVLNGWNGSDPCGESWTGVACSGPSVIQLKLQGLNLTGYIGSLLYNLPNLKQLDVSSNNIEGEIPFGLPSNITYMNLSHNLLHGPIGDVFSALNNLKEMDLSYNNFSGDLPYSFGSLRNLARLFLQNNRFTGSVTYLAELPLTDLNIQDNLFSGILPQHFQSILNLWIGDNKFHVADNSPPWSFPPDTMSIEQNTSSPPTTQANVIQNCSRPSEAPPRVNEAHPRKNHIGPGVIAFMIGGGTLMATGVTLFVAILLNKFRLENPNLKSSESSHGSFPSHPTSATIGVSSTALEESPSIPLFNSASLMGPVRLLSMNHNNTEEPFRKGFSKSDRYSGRTKIYTVAELELATNCFSEANILGEGSLGPVYRAKFPDDKILAVKEINIAQMSLKEEEKLLDVICTVSRLKHPNIVALKGYCLDKGKGLLVYDYVGNVTLNDALHSEACEPVSWVHRLRIALGVAQALDYLHSAFCRPVAHGNLKAANVLLDENLMPRVCDCSLVILRTLNISQVDIPANEIDIEEMGYHAPDHGQPGTSSRKRDVFAFGVLLLELLTGKKPFDGARSVEEQYLVKWAPPMLPYRASLEQLVDPRMKRTFSSKALSRYADIISLCIQPARQLRPAMSEVMESLESLYQMFDIEKSDAADGTELDPF from the exons ATGATTCGCCACTTTCTCTATGTGCATCTTAATCTCTTTGCATTCTCAATTTTGATTTCTCAGATCTTAGCGTTCACGCATCCAAGCGAAG TGTCAGCTCTGCAGGATCTATACAGGACCTTTAACTACCCACCTGTGCTCAACGGATGGAATGGTAGCGATCCTTGTGGAGAGTCTTGGACAGGAGTTGCTTGTTCTGGACCATCAGTTATACAGCT AAAACTTCAAGGATTAAACCTCACAGGGTATATTGGAAGTCTGCTATATAATCTACCTAACTTGAAGCAACT tgATGTCAGTTCAAATAACATAGAGGGCGAAATTCCATTCGGTTTACCCTCCAATATCACATATAT GAATTTAAGCCACAATTTACTACATGGACCAATCGGTGATGTATTTAGTGCTTTAAATAATCTCAAAGAAAT GGACCTTTCATACAATAATTTCTCAGGAGATCTACCATATTCATTTGGTTCCTTAAGAAACCTTGCCAGATT GTTCCTGCAGAATAACAGATTCACTGGATCAGTCACCTACTTGGCTGAACTTCCGCTAACAGATTT GAACATTCAAGATAATCTGTTTAGTGGCATTCTTCCGCAGCATTTTCAATCCATACTGAATTTATG GATTGGAGACAATAAATTCCATGTGGCCGATAACTCTCCTCCCTGGAGTTTTCCGCCAGATACCATGTCAATTGAGCAGAACACTAGTAGCCCACCCACGACTCAGGCAAATGTCATCCAGAATTGTTCTCGTCCCAGTGAGGCTCCTCCCAGAGTAAATGAGGCTCATCCCAGG AAAAATCATATAGGTCCAGGAGTAATAGCATTTATGATTGGTGGAGGAACACTAATGGCCACAGGGGTGACTCTCTTTGTTGCAATCCTTTTGAATAAATTTCGTCTAGAGAACCCGAACTTGAAGAGCTCAGAAAGCAGCCATGGCTCATTTCCTTCTCATCCGACCAGTGCAACCATAG GGGTATCTTCTACCGCACTCGAGGAGAGCCCAAGCATTCCCCTCTTTAATTCTGCATCCTTGATGGGTCCTGTGAGATTACTTTCCATGAACCATAACAATACCGAGGAACCATTCAGAAAAGGTTTTTCTAAAAGTGACAGATACTCTGGAAGAACGAAAATTTACACAGTAGCTGAGCTTGAGTTAGCTACTAATTGCTTCAGTGAAGCCAACATCCTAGGAGAGGGATCTCTTGGCCCTGTTTATAGAGCTAAATTTCCGGATGACAAA ATTTTGGCCGTGAAGGAGATAAACATCGCGCAAATGTCTttgaaagaagaggaaaagCTCTTGGATGTCATTTGCACGGTTTCCCGACTGAAGCACCCCAACATCGTAGCACTCAAAGGTTACTGTTTGGATAAAGGAAAGGGTCTACTTGTTTACGATTATGTTGGAAATGTCACTCTAAACGACGCCCTTCACAGCGAGGCATGCGAACCTGTGTCATGGGTTCACCGTCTCCGGATTGCTCTAGGTGTTGCTCAGGCTCTAGA CTATTTGCACTCAGCGTTCTGCCGTCCCGTGGCCCACGGCAATTTGAAGGCTGCCAATGTTCTACTGGATGAAAATTTGATGCCTCGAGTTTGTGACTGTAGCTTGGTTATTTTGCGAACACTGAATATCAGTCAAGTTGACATACCG GCTAATGAGATTGATATTGAAGAGATGGGCTACCATGCGCCTGATCATGGCCAACCAGGAACCAGCAGCAGAAAGAGAGACGTTTTTGCCTTCGGGGTGTTGCTGCTGGAACTGTTAACAGGAAAGAAACCTTTTGATGG AGCCAGGTCAGTGGAGGAGCAATATCTGGTGAAATGGGCTCCGCCCATGCTTCCTTACAGAGCGAGTTTGGAACAGTTGGTGGATCCCCGCATGAAAAGAACATTTTCGTCCAAGGCTCTTTCTCGTTATGCTGATATCATCTCCCTCTGTATACAG CCTGCAAGGCAACTCCGTCCGGCAATGAGCGAAGTTATGGAGTCTCTTGAATCTTTATACCAAATGTTCGACATTGAAAAGAGCGATGCAGCAGATGGTACTGAACTTGATCCATTTTAG
- the LOC108327558 gene encoding outer envelope pore protein 16-3, chloroplastic/mitochondrial, with translation MVDAAERRYLEDEDTPLMKTIKGATTGLVAGTIWGTVVATWYDVPRVERSVALPGLMRTFKMMGNYGLTFAAIGGVYIGVEQLLQNYRMKRDLVNGAVGGFVAGATILGYKGRSIKTALSAGSALAFTSAYIDFGGQTLKHDEGKEYAAYTTKKRTSGDE, from the exons ATGGTGGACGCAGCAGAACGTAGGTACTTGGAGGATGAAGATACACCACTCATGAAAACTATAAAGGGTGCAACAACTGGTTTGGTTGCTGGCACTATCTGGGGTACTGTGGTTGCCACCTGGTATGATGTCCCTCGTGTTGAGAGAAGTGTTGCCCTTCCAGGGCTGATGAGGACTTTCAAGATGATGGGCAACTATGGTTTGACCTTTGCTGCCATAGGAGGAGTCTACATAGGTGTAGAGCAGTTGTTGCAGAACTATAGGATGAAAAGGGATCTAGTCAATGGCGCTGTTGGCGGATTTGTTGCTGGTGCAACTATTCTGGGTTACAAAG GAAGGAGCATCAAAACTGCACTCTCTGCTGGATCGGCATTAGCATTCACATCTGCATATATTGATTTCGGTGGTCAAACATTAAAACATGACGAGGGGAAAGAGTATGCCGCTTACACAACAAAGAAAAGAACCAGTGGTgatgaataa